The Streptomyces sp. NBC_01439 genome contains the following window.
GCGACGGCGCCGAGCACGGTGCCGCGGGCGACGAGCGGGACCAGTCGGGCCGAGCCCAGGGTGGCGAGGTAGGTGCGCAGTGCCTCGGCGCGCGGGGAGGTGATCAGCGCCGGGATGTCGGCGAGGTAGAGGTTCATGGGCCGCCCCTCGGCGATGACCTGCTCGTAGGTGGTGCCCATGGGGATCTGGAAGGTCTGGCCGGGGGCGAGTTTCGCGGTGGGGGCGGTCGGGTCGGGGAAGTGGGCGGCCAGGCGGCGCAGGACGCCGCGCGTGGAGGCCGCGGGGACGGGGCCCTCGTCGGGGAGCAGGACCGCTTCGAGCAGCTGTACGTCGGCCGAGTCCGCGAGCTGCGGCACCAGCACGTCCACGATCTCCCGGGCGGTCTGGTGGAGGTCCAAGGTGGTGCCGATGCGGGTGCCCGCTTCGGCGAGCAGGGCGAACCGGTGCCGGGCCCGTTCGGCGTCGGCCTGGGCCTGCTGGCCCTCGGTGATGTCGATGAGCGAGGCGATCACGCCGAGGGCGCGGCCGGAGCCGTCCAGCAGCGGGGCGTACGAGCAGGACCAGGTTCGGTCGTTCTCCGGGTCGGCGGGGGTCCGCCCGGTGCGGCGGACGTCGACCACGGCGGTGCCCCGGTCCAGGACCTGTCGCATGGTGGCTTCCAGCGCGTCGGCGTTGACCCCGGGCACGACCTCGGTGAGCCGCTTGCCGAGGTGCTCGGCGGCGGAGACGCCGTTCATCCGGGCCAGGGCGTCGTTGACGCGGAGGAACCGCAGGTCGGTGCCGAGGGTGGCGAGGCCGATGGGCGACTGGGTGAACAGGCTCTGGAGGGCGGCGAGGGAGTCCCGCATGTGGAGCACCTCGGAGGTCTCCACGGCAATGAGCATGGCCCCGGTCCTGCCCTGCGGGTCGGCGGCGGGGACGATCCACATCTCCATCGGTACGCGGTGGCCGTCGCGGTGGCGCACGGGCAGGGTGCCGACGACGGTCTCGCCGGACTGGACGCGGCGGGTCAGCTGGTCGGCGAGCTCGTGGTTGGCCTCGGGGACGAGCACGGCGCTGCCGGGGAGGCCGATGATGTCCTCGGGGCGGTGTCCGAGGAGGTCCTGGGCGGCCAGCGACCACTCCACGATGCGCCCGTCGGCGTCCTCCCGCCACAGCGCGATCGGTAGCAGCTCGCTGAGTACGCCCGCGTACCCGACAGCCGCGGGCGGCGGGTTCGGCACCTCGCTCGTCGCCTGGTAAGTGTCCAACGCACCGACCTCACCCCGGGGGGCCTGATTCCTACCGATTCACCCTATCCGAGGCGTGGGCGCGGGGCTCTGTGTCGGCCGGTCCCGACCGGGTCGCGGGCTCCCCGGACCGCCCTTGCGCGCAGCGCCCTCCTTCCTCATACGACCACCACCTCGACGCAGGCCACGGGGTTGCAGCCGTAGCCGCGGGCGTTCCACGGGGGCCGCGGCGGCTGTGTGTCGCCGCGGGCGTCGGTGGCGCGGGAGACCAATCGGTACGGTCCGGGCCGCTGCGGCGTCCACCGGTACGACCAGCTGCTCCAGCCGTAGGGGCCGGCGGGCGCTTCGAGGAGGGCCGCGTGCCAGCCGCGCTCGCGGTGGCGGTCGTCGTCCTCGTATTCGGCGCGGACCTCGACGCTCCGCAGCGGCACCCCGCCGCCCGACCAGGCGCGGCCGCGGACGAGGGTCTCGTGATCCCGGCACACGGCCGTGTCCGGTTCGGGTTCGGTGATGAGCGACTTGACCCGCACGCCGGCCACCGGGCCCTCGGGGGTGCCGCGGGAGGCCTCGTAGAGGTACTCCTCGCTCTGGAAGACCCCGGTGAACGGGCGGGTCACGGCCCGGGCCCCGACCAGCCACTTCACATCGGCGACCGCGTAGCGGCCGGGGACCAGCAGGCGGACCGGCGCCCCGTGCTCGGGGGCGAGCGGCTCCCCGTTCATGCAGGTGACGAGGAGGGTATCCGGGTGGAGGGCCACGGCGAGCGGGAGACTGCGCTCGAAGGCCGCCCGGCGGCCGCGCACCGGGCCGGAGTCGGCTCCGGTGAAGACGACCTCCGCGGCCGAGGGTCCGATCAGGGCCCGTTCGGCGAGGAGCCGGAAGGGCACTCCGGCGAAGTGCGCGCAGCCCACCGCCCGTTGGCCCCACTGCAGGCCGGGCGGGCTGGGTGTCATCAGGCTGCGTCCGTTGCCCGCGCACTCCACGACCACGTCGAGTTCCCGGTGGTCCATCGCGAGCAGCTCTTCGTAGCCGAGGACGAAGGGGGCGGCCGCGGCGCCGGCGACCCGCAGTCGCCAGCGGCCCGGTGGGATCCGCGGGATGCCGAAGTGGTCGCGTACGAAGAAGGCTCCGACGGGGGTGACCGGCTCGGCCAGC
Protein-coding sequences here:
- a CDS encoding SpoIIE family protein phosphatase — translated: MDTYQATSEVPNPPPAAVGYAGVLSELLPIALWREDADGRIVEWSLAAQDLLGHRPEDIIGLPGSAVLVPEANHELADQLTRRVQSGETVVGTLPVRHRDGHRVPMEMWIVPAADPQGRTGAMLIAVETSEVLHMRDSLAALQSLFTQSPIGLATLGTDLRFLRVNDALARMNGVSAAEHLGKRLTEVVPGVNADALEATMRQVLDRGTAVVDVRRTGRTPADPENDRTWSCSYAPLLDGSGRALGVIASLIDITEGQQAQADAERARHRFALLAEAGTRIGTTLDLHQTAREIVDVLVPQLADSADVQLLEAVLLPDEGPVPAASTRGVLRRLAAHFPDPTAPTAKLAPGQTFQIPMGTTYEQVIAEGRPMNLYLADIPALITSPRAEALRTYLATLGSARLVPLVARGTVLGAVAVTRTREREPFDEQDCVLVDELVARAALNIDNARMYTLQRQAALTLQRSLTNSALPEVPGLELTGRYLPASDHDVGGDWYDVIPLPGDRTGLVIGDVMGHGVHAAAVMGQLRTAVRTLARHDVPPARLLRSLDAVVADLGEDEMATCVYAVHDAASGTCVIARAGHPPPAVVTPGGAITFLDGPPGTPLGTGGQDFRTEEVRLPPGSLLVLYTDGLIEARDRDLDQGMAQLAGALHRVEQPLDELCDGILRRLLPSAQQDDVAVLLARTRAV
- a CDS encoding molybdopterin-dependent oxidoreductase codes for the protein MTTWPVSGAARGPGATVWAPETVTADPYNAQTPSAALAEPVTPVGAFFVRDHFGIPRIPPGRWRLRVAGAAAAPFVLGYEELLAMDHRELDVVVECAGNGRSLMTPSPPGLQWGQRAVGCAHFAGVPFRLLAERALIGPSAAEVVFTGADSGPVRGRRAAFERSLPLAVALHPDTLLVTCMNGEPLAPEHGAPVRLLVPGRYAVADVKWLVGARAVTRPFTGVFQSEEYLYEASRGTPEGPVAGVRVKSLITEPEPDTAVCRDHETLVRGRAWSGGGVPLRSVEVRAEYEDDDRHRERGWHAALLEAPAGPYGWSSWSYRWTPQRPGPYRLVSRATDARGDTQPPRPPWNARGYGCNPVACVEVVVV